Sequence from the Anaerolineae bacterium genome:
TTTTCCATATCGTCTCGGAGGAAAGCATTGGGGCCGGCAAGCGCCGCATCGAGGCTGTAACCGGGCGCGCTGCATATCAGCTTGCCTGGAAGCGGATGTCCATCCTCGACGATGCGGCGGCATACCTCGGATGCCTTCCCGAGGAGATTGACCGCAAGGTGCTCGAGCTGATGGAAGAGAATCATCGGCTCGTCAAGGAGATCGAGAACCTGCGCCGCGAGCTGGCCAAAGAAGAAGTGGACGCGCTGGTGCGGCAGGTGCGTGAGATTCACGGCATCCGCGTGGTCTCAGCGGAGGTGAAATCGGCCTCTCAGATGGAAACCCTGCGGGAGATGACCGACTGGCTGAGGGATCGGTTGGGATCGGCGGTGGTGGTGCTGGGCGCGGTGATCAACAACCGGCCGAACCTGGTGGCGGCGATCACGCCGGACCTGGTGGAGCGGGGCTTTCACGCCGGCGAGCTGGTGAAGTCGGTGGCGCGGCATGTGCGCGGGGGCGGCGGCGGTCGTCCAACCTTGGCGCAGGCCGGCGGAAGCGACCCCTCCCGCCTGCCGGAGGCGCTGGAATCGGTCTACTCCTGGGTGGAGCATGCCCTGAGTGAAAGATAGCCTCGCATGAAGAGCCGCAGGCGGCGTTTTCCCTGGCAGACATTTCGCCTGGAACAGCTTGTCCCCGCTCTGGAGGTTCGCCGGGCGCGATCCCGGGCGGGGACAGCGCCGCGCCGGCGCTCTGCCGGCTATCCTGAGGCGTTCA
This genomic interval carries:
- a CDS encoding alanine--tRNA ligase, whose translation is FHIVSEESIGAGKRRIEAVTGRAAYQLAWKRMSILDDAAAYLGCLPEEIDRKVLELMEENHRLVKEIENLRRELAKEEVDALVRQVREIHGIRVVSAEVKSASQMETLREMTDWLRDRLGSAVVVLGAVINNRPNLVAAITPDLVERGFHAGELVKSVARHVRGGGGGRPTLAQAGGSDPSRLPEALESVYSWVEHALSER